One region of Pseudoalteromonas sp. R3 genomic DNA includes:
- a CDS encoding GNAT family N-acetyltransferase, producing the protein MSITIRHAQKSDAATILHFINELAVYEKEPDAVLNTVSDIEQKLFGDDVRAHALICEQDGEAIGFAVYFFNYSTWLGKYGLYLEDLYVSQDQRGQGAGKALMKFLARLALEKDCGRFEWVVLDWNKPAIDFYNSIGAKPQDEWIIYRLTGDELRAFAEQ; encoded by the coding sequence ATGAGTATCACCATTCGCCACGCACAGAAAAGCGACGCTGCAACCATTTTACACTTTATCAATGAACTAGCCGTCTACGAAAAAGAGCCTGATGCTGTGCTCAATACTGTTTCTGACATTGAGCAAAAACTGTTTGGTGACGATGTACGTGCCCATGCACTGATCTGTGAGCAAGATGGCGAGGCGATTGGTTTTGCTGTGTATTTTTTCAATTATTCGACCTGGCTGGGTAAATATGGCCTTTACCTGGAAGACCTCTATGTATCTCAGGATCAGCGCGGGCAGGGCGCGGGCAAAGCATTGATGAAGTTTTTGGCCCGGCTGGCTCTGGAAAAAGACTGTGGCCGCTTTGAGTGGGTAGTGCTCGACTGGAACAAACCCGCCATCGACTTTTATAACAGTATTGGCGCAAAACCACAGGACGAATGGATCATCTATCGCCTGACGGGTGATGAGCTCAGAGCGTTTGCCGAGCAGTAA
- a CDS encoding LysR family transcriptional regulator: MSKLPNLDLNLLKLFAALYQNGSVTHTAEQLNLSQSACSHALTRLRERLGDELFVRVNNRMLATEHAHQLAKTVLPALQMLERGLQEARPFDASEMHTLTIAATDYTAWCLRPFITHLLCKFAKLNIRFVQLEERIAEQALEEGALDLVCGFAHQQEFSESLAQLNWFEDAYVTVRCQSHPCSQALELSAFLAYPHILIAPWNERRGIVDKALAKIKKSRTIAVTTPHVLMAPTLLPDSDMLLTMPQRYALQVCDRLQLQLEPPPLSVPNYQLKLYWHRTRKSDPKIVWFVKQFCDFHNLPDTET; encoded by the coding sequence ATGAGCAAACTACCCAATCTAGATCTAAATTTGCTTAAGCTGTTTGCTGCTCTGTATCAAAATGGTTCTGTCACGCACACTGCTGAGCAACTCAACCTCAGTCAGTCTGCTTGCAGTCATGCACTGACCCGACTTAGGGAGCGCCTTGGAGATGAGCTCTTTGTGAGAGTAAACAACCGTATGCTTGCAACAGAGCACGCTCATCAGTTAGCTAAAACGGTGCTGCCCGCTTTGCAGATGCTTGAGCGAGGGTTACAAGAAGCCAGACCCTTTGATGCCAGTGAAATGCATACATTGACGATTGCAGCCACGGATTATACCGCCTGGTGTTTGCGGCCCTTTATAACCCACCTGCTCTGCAAATTTGCAAAACTGAACATACGGTTTGTGCAGCTTGAAGAGCGTATTGCTGAGCAGGCACTGGAAGAAGGTGCTCTGGATCTGGTTTGCGGGTTCGCACATCAGCAGGAGTTTTCTGAGAGCCTGGCACAACTCAACTGGTTTGAAGATGCTTACGTCACAGTCCGCTGTCAATCTCATCCATGTAGTCAAGCACTTGAATTGAGCGCTTTCCTGGCGTATCCACATATTCTGATTGCTCCCTGGAATGAGCGGCGGGGCATTGTTGATAAAGCGCTGGCCAAAATCAAGAAATCCAGAACCATCGCGGTGACTACGCCTCACGTGCTGATGGCACCGACTTTGTTACCCGACAGTGATATGCTGCTGACTATGCCACAGCGTTATGCTTTGCAGGTATGTGACAGGTTACAGCTCCAACTAGAACCTCCACCGCTATCGGTCCCCAACTATCAGCTAAAGTTATATTGGCATCGCACCCGTAAGAGCGATCCTAAAATCGTATGGTTTGTGAAGCAGTTTTGCGACTTCCACAACTTGCCCGATACCGAGACGTAG
- a CDS encoding substrate binding domain-containing protein: MSITELGQIYYQHISELLSRLTHADELISQSFDNPSGTLKVSAPPGLAQALLVPLFRRFRQQFPNILLDLDYTNEYALFGQDSVDLAIRGGPVDDARLIARPLIRSGFRLWAQTQLADELNAKFGTPNWSLEQLSDCPTIMFRNKNTIVPWWVCLGDDWQPLDTQPVLISNDSATLLDALEQGEGLLLAPDWLIPPHLEGKVTPVAAHHILSPGKTPTMEINLVYQHAKYQLPNIKLSVDFICEYMQAYMTNMVKT, translated from the coding sequence GTGAGTATTACTGAACTTGGCCAGATCTACTACCAACATATCAGCGAGCTCCTCAGCAGACTAACTCACGCTGACGAACTGATCTCACAGAGTTTCGACAATCCAAGCGGCACGCTAAAAGTCAGTGCACCTCCCGGTCTGGCCCAGGCGCTGCTGGTTCCACTGTTCAGGCGTTTCCGACAACAGTTTCCCAACATTCTCCTCGATCTGGACTACACCAATGAATACGCACTGTTTGGTCAAGACTCGGTCGACCTGGCGATAAGAGGCGGGCCAGTCGATGACGCACGTCTTATTGCCAGGCCACTTATCCGCAGCGGCTTTAGACTCTGGGCTCAAACCCAGCTCGCTGATGAGCTTAATGCTAAATTTGGTACGCCAAACTGGTCTCTCGAGCAACTTAGTGATTGCCCGACGATTATGTTTCGCAACAAAAATACGATCGTTCCCTGGTGGGTGTGCCTGGGCGACGACTGGCAGCCGCTCGATACACAGCCTGTGCTTATCAGCAATGACAGTGCTACCTTGCTGGATGCACTTGAACAGGGGGAAGGGCTCTTACTGGCCCCGGACTGGCTGATCCCACCGCATCTGGAAGGCAAGGTGACACCGGTCGCAGCGCACCATATTCTGTCGCCAGGTAAAACGCCAACAATGGAAATCAACTTGGTGTACCAACACGCCAAGTATCAGCTCCCGAATATTAAGCTCAGTGTCGACTTTATCTGCGAGTATATGCAGGCATATATGACCAATATGGTAAAAACCTGA
- a CDS encoding LysR family transcriptional regulator: protein MDKLRALRYFKRVVELNSFSAVAEEFSVPASSVSRRIKDLEASLG, encoded by the coding sequence ATGGATAAACTCAGAGCACTGCGCTATTTCAAGCGCGTCGTTGAATTGAACAGCTTCAGTGCGGTTGCCGAGGAGTTCTCGGTACCCGCGTCTTCCGTTTCAAGACGCATTAAAGATCTGGAAGCATCGCTGGGGTAG
- a CDS encoding NAD(P)H-dependent oxidoreductase, which translates to MTKQVLIIKSSPANEFSISSEIADYLQSQLQNKNESLTFTVRDLSKTPAPVYDNQILNSFYGDQDALTTEQAAVAQPSLLYIEELKQADIIVFASPMHNFSVTSLMKNYIDQICRFGLTFSYSEQGPTGLLQGKQAVIIASAGADMAMPEMQAVDFQVPYLKQVLGFIGISDIKVITAYGISIPHIGSEMATERAKAQIDQWLGNAA; encoded by the coding sequence ATGACAAAACAAGTGCTTATTATAAAGTCTAGCCCAGCAAATGAATTCTCCATTTCGAGTGAAATTGCCGACTACCTGCAATCACAATTGCAAAATAAGAATGAAAGCCTGACTTTTACAGTGCGTGACCTTAGCAAAACACCGGCACCGGTTTATGACAATCAGATCCTCAATAGCTTTTATGGTGATCAGGATGCGTTAACAACTGAACAAGCCGCAGTGGCACAGCCGTCATTACTCTATATTGAAGAGCTGAAACAGGCAGATATCATTGTCTTTGCGTCTCCAATGCATAATTTCAGTGTCACCAGCCTGATGAAAAACTATATTGATCAGATCTGCCGTTTTGGTCTGACTTTTTCTTATTCAGAGCAGGGACCAACGGGACTGTTGCAAGGAAAACAGGCCGTGATTATCGCCAGTGCGGGTGCCGATATGGCAATGCCTGAGATGCAAGCTGTCGACTTTCAGGTGCCTTATCTTAAGCAGGTGTTGGGCTTTATCGGCATCTCCGATATTAAGGTGATCACGGCATATGGGATCAGTATCCCGCACATTGGCAGTGAAATGGCGACTGAGCGGGCAAAAGCACAGATTGATCAATGGCTGGGTAATGCAGCCTGA
- the def gene encoding peptide deformylase gives MAVLEILTAPDPRLQVKAKPVSDITSVQPLIDDMLDTLYATSNGIGLAATQVGRNEAIVIIDLSEERNDPLILINPEVVSGSNKAMGEEGCLSVPDYFAKVERYTEVTVKGLDRTGKPITVHSDEFLAIVMQHEIDHLSGNLFIDYLSPLKRQMAMKKVKKYVKAQSKQSA, from the coding sequence ATGGCCGTTTTAGAAATCCTAACCGCACCCGACCCAAGACTGCAGGTAAAAGCAAAACCAGTCAGTGATATCACATCAGTACAACCGCTCATCGACGATATGCTCGATACTTTATATGCAACCAGCAATGGAATTGGTCTGGCTGCAACTCAGGTTGGCCGGAATGAAGCAATTGTGATCATCGACTTATCAGAAGAACGAAATGATCCACTAATCCTCATAAATCCGGAAGTGGTCAGCGGCAGCAACAAAGCTATGGGTGAAGAGGGGTGTCTGTCAGTACCTGACTACTTTGCCAAAGTAGAACGCTATACAGAGGTTACTGTAAAGGGGCTTGACCGTACCGGAAAACCCATCACAGTACACAGCGATGAATTTCTGGCCATTGTCATGCAACATGAAATAGATCATTTGTCGGGCAACCTGTTCATCGATTACCTGTCACCGTTAAAACGTCAAATGGCCATGAAAAAGGTGAAGAAATACGTGAAAGCACAGAGTAAGCAAAGCGCCTAA
- a CDS encoding helix-turn-helix domain-containing protein: MPAPQHFYFVLLQHTLPLDLAGPLQVLLEARRAGQPIEIHYVSAEREQIMDGGLMLHQLSPLPGQLNANNVVILPGCNDSFATYDSPAGLVTQQWLEEQARYDPYILTICSGAVLAAKAGLINNKACTTHFALIERFRQTFRACKVADNRIFVQDGKLFSSAGISSGIDMTLHFVSLQFGEYVAAQVAKEMLVYFRRNGQDPQLSPWLQHRNHMHRALHQVQDLICSEVGCSHSLQTLANSAHLSVRQLSRLFKQTLGITPGEYVSSIKVAHAKALLSRSNIQIEAIAEACGYSSARHFRRIWNQYESLSPSQYRQAHQH; encoded by the coding sequence ATGCCAGCACCGCAGCACTTTTACTTTGTCCTGTTACAACACACCCTACCACTCGATTTGGCAGGACCATTGCAGGTGCTACTGGAAGCCAGGCGTGCAGGGCAGCCAATTGAGATACATTATGTCAGTGCCGAGCGTGAACAAATAATGGATGGCGGGCTGATGCTACATCAGCTTAGCCCTTTACCCGGCCAACTGAATGCCAATAATGTGGTCATCTTACCCGGCTGTAACGACTCGTTTGCTACCTATGACAGCCCGGCAGGTCTAGTTACTCAGCAATGGTTGGAAGAGCAGGCCAGATATGACCCCTATATTTTAACTATCTGCTCAGGTGCAGTACTGGCAGCAAAAGCAGGGCTAATCAATAACAAAGCCTGTACCACACACTTTGCGCTCATTGAGCGCTTCCGTCAGACATTCAGAGCCTGTAAAGTGGCCGATAATCGTATCTTTGTACAGGACGGCAAACTATTCAGTAGCGCGGGTATTAGTTCAGGCATAGATATGACACTGCACTTTGTATCATTGCAGTTTGGCGAGTATGTTGCCGCCCAGGTTGCCAAAGAAATGTTGGTGTACTTTCGCCGTAACGGGCAAGATCCTCAGCTCAGTCCCTGGCTGCAACATCGCAACCATATGCACCGGGCTTTACATCAGGTCCAGGATTTGATCTGCAGTGAGGTGGGATGCTCGCATAGCCTGCAAACTTTAGCAAACTCAGCTCACCTCTCAGTACGCCAGCTTAGTCGTCTTTTTAAACAAACACTTGGGATCACACCGGGTGAGTATGTCAGCAGCATTAAAGTAGCACATGCCAAGGCGTTATTGTCCAGGAGTAATATTCAGATAGAGGCCATCGCTGAGGCCTGCGGATACAGCAGTGCTCGTCACTTTCGACGGATCTGGAATCAATACGAATCCCTGTCTCCTTCGCAATACCGCCAGGCTCACCAGCATTAA
- a CDS encoding isochorismatase family protein, with amino-acid sequence MNKALLVIDTQDSFYHTPYWSVRDVADFQHNLTQLIAAFQCNQHKVIKILHSRDDVPDSPFNPASGFVKPMAFLDMQFDKTFHKSVHNAFTDTGLAMWLKRNNIGCVAISGIRTEQCCETTARVASDLGFQVEFVTDATLTFDMQHQPSGQHFSADEIKVRTELVLAERFATICKTQDFVA; translated from the coding sequence ATGAATAAAGCTTTACTAGTAATAGATACCCAGGACTCGTTCTACCACACTCCTTATTGGTCCGTTCGCGATGTCGCTGACTTCCAGCATAACCTGACTCAGCTGATAGCTGCATTTCAGTGCAATCAACACAAAGTGATCAAAATTCTTCATAGTCGTGACGACGTGCCAGACAGCCCTTTCAATCCTGCCTCTGGGTTTGTTAAGCCCATGGCATTTTTGGATATGCAATTTGATAAAACCTTTCATAAATCAGTACACAACGCTTTTACCGATACAGGGCTTGCTATGTGGTTGAAAAGAAATAACATAGGCTGTGTCGCTATCTCAGGCATTCGCACGGAGCAGTGCTGTGAAACTACCGCCCGTGTTGCAAGCGACCTGGGTTTTCAGGTCGAGTTTGTCACCGATGCAACCCTAACATTTGATATGCAACATCAGCCAAGCGGTCAGCACTTTAGTGCCGATGAAATCAAGGTCCGTACTGAACTGGTATTGGCTGAGCGTTTTGCCACAATCTGCAAAACGCAGGACTTTGTGGCCTAA
- a CDS encoding SCO family protein, which yields MGNRNALILTLFTGLGLGLVLPTTPPSQPALVQSLVQKTERSLKPFELQSAGGVFNNRSLHGQWTLIMFGFTHCPDICPTTLSRLAVLETHMSRLSNHQTLAYLFVSVDPERDSIAMLDMYVRQFSPSFFSVTGHPEQLKSLANILGAQFQVDPKPGNYQVAHSTLLYLTGPQGKLRARFNIDHNLAELANQLHNEISRAESVKGIYTERSRVDSPR from the coding sequence ATGGGTAACAGAAACGCATTAATATTAACCCTGTTTACAGGTTTAGGTCTGGGCCTAGTCTTACCCACCACCCCACCGTCCCAGCCAGCCCTAGTACAGAGCCTGGTGCAGAAAACCGAACGCAGCCTGAAGCCATTTGAACTGCAAAGCGCAGGAGGTGTGTTTAATAACCGCTCATTACATGGACAGTGGACATTGATCATGTTTGGATTCACACATTGTCCGGATATTTGCCCGACAACTCTCTCTCGACTGGCAGTACTTGAAACTCATATGTCGAGGTTATCAAACCACCAGACGCTGGCGTACCTGTTTGTCTCGGTCGACCCAGAGCGCGATTCGATAGCCATGCTCGACATGTATGTACGCCAATTTAGCCCATCATTTTTCAGTGTTACCGGTCACCCGGAGCAGCTCAAGTCATTGGCGAATATCCTAGGCGCACAATTTCAGGTTGACCCTAAACCAGGCAATTATCAGGTTGCCCATTCCACTTTACTTTACCTTACGGGTCCGCAGGGAAAATTGCGTGCGCGTTTTAATATTGATCACAACCTAGCAGAGCTGGCGAATCAATTACACAACGAAATAAGCCGGGCAGAAAGTGTAAAGGGGATTTACACAGAGAGGAGTAGGGTTGATAGCCCACGATAA
- a CDS encoding LysR family transcriptional regulator: MDKLRSLTLFLATCEEQSFAAAARVCNTDPSTISKAVSRLEAELGVTLFQRSTRQLKITAAGRHYAHTVRSSIQALSSCEDELRQLNDAPRGRLRVNSAVCYGHLYLRPLLKAFCQRYPEITLELSLDDMHVDIIEQDIDVALRTGFIKDSRLVARCLSPMDFLVCASPYYLEQHGTPGSRGDFDNHAWIGFKIKETQQLQPIFLPDEQGNYQLCDLRRTHITDDGEAMAQLCADGLGLAQLPHFLAKAGLETGALVSLYPAFRAPLPEGGVFAIYPKREYLPARVRVFLDFLVAALAVQQETPTHTWAEHWPERIRFDGSAEQGRTVAL, from the coding sequence ATGGATAAACTGAGATCACTGACACTGTTTCTGGCAACCTGTGAGGAACAAAGCTTTGCGGCTGCAGCGCGTGTCTGTAATACAGATCCTTCTACCATCAGTAAAGCCGTAAGTCGCCTCGAAGCTGAGCTGGGGGTAACTTTATTTCAGCGCTCCACCCGGCAATTGAAGATCACCGCTGCCGGGCGGCATTATGCACACACCGTACGTTCGAGCATTCAGGCCCTGTCCAGCTGTGAAGATGAGCTCAGACAACTCAATGACGCACCCAGAGGACGGTTGCGGGTGAATTCCGCCGTGTGCTATGGTCACCTTTACCTGCGCCCGTTACTTAAAGCGTTTTGTCAGCGTTATCCCGAGATCACACTGGAGTTATCTCTAGACGATATGCATGTGGATATTATCGAGCAAGACATTGATGTGGCGTTACGTACAGGGTTTATCAAAGATAGTCGTCTGGTGGCTCGCTGTCTGAGTCCGATGGATTTTTTAGTATGTGCTTCACCGTATTATCTTGAACAGCATGGCACGCCAGGCAGTCGAGGCGATTTTGACAATCATGCCTGGATAGGCTTTAAGATCAAAGAAACACAGCAGCTACAACCGATTTTTCTGCCAGATGAGCAGGGAAATTATCAGCTCTGCGACCTGCGTCGTACCCATATTACCGATGATGGCGAGGCCATGGCACAATTATGTGCCGATGGTCTGGGACTTGCTCAGTTACCGCACTTTTTGGCTAAAGCAGGTCTGGAAACTGGGGCGTTGGTGTCACTCTACCCTGCGTTCAGAGCGCCTTTGCCAGAGGGCGGGGTATTTGCGATTTACCCCAAACGTGAATACCTGCCTGCCAGAGTACGGGTTTTTCTGGATTTTTTGGTTGCGGCTTTAGCAGTGCAACAAGAAACGCCAACCCATACCTGGGCCGAGCATTGGCCGGAGCGTATCCGCTTTGACGGATCAGCTGAACAAGGGCGCACAGTTGCCCTGTGA
- a CDS encoding isocitrate lyase/phosphoenolpyruvate mutase family protein has product MQHFTQLHQQTTPLLLANVWDAASAKAAQHVGYQAIGTSSAAVASVLGYEDGEQLPFDELRFMVSRIASATSLPLSVDIEAGYSRDPQQIAKHIQQLAQLGVVGVNLEDSLVGSTRTLAHAGEFAECLASVRGHLITQQTDIFINVRCDAFLLGLENARKEALHRAQQYQQAGADGLFLPCIVKPADIQAITHACALPLNVMAMPDLPDIDTLAGLGVKRISMGNFAFEGMHTHLNTALEQVRSQGNCAPLFS; this is encoded by the coding sequence ATGCAACACTTCACACAACTACATCAACAAACAACCCCTCTTTTACTGGCGAATGTCTGGGATGCTGCCAGTGCCAAAGCGGCACAACACGTCGGATATCAGGCCATAGGTACCTCCAGTGCCGCCGTCGCCAGTGTGCTGGGCTACGAGGACGGTGAACAGCTCCCTTTCGACGAGCTGCGCTTTATGGTCAGCCGTATCGCCAGTGCCACCAGCTTGCCACTGAGTGTTGATATTGAAGCGGGCTACAGCCGTGACCCACAACAAATTGCAAAACATATTCAGCAACTTGCACAGCTGGGCGTAGTGGGGGTTAACCTTGAAGACAGCCTGGTTGGCTCAACTCGTACATTAGCCCATGCCGGTGAGTTTGCTGAGTGTTTAGCGTCTGTACGCGGCCATTTAATCACTCAGCAGACAGACATTTTTATCAATGTGCGCTGTGACGCCTTTTTGCTGGGTCTGGAAAACGCACGCAAGGAAGCATTACATCGGGCTCAACAATACCAGCAGGCTGGGGCTGATGGTTTGTTCTTGCCCTGCATTGTCAAGCCAGCAGATATTCAGGCCATCACACATGCGTGTGCACTGCCGCTAAATGTGATGGCGATGCCTGATTTACCCGACATCGACACCCTGGCCGGGCTAGGCGTTAAACGGATCAGTATGGGCAACTTCGCCTTTGAGGGCATGCACACTCACCTGAACACTGCGCTTGAACAGGTCCGCTCACAGGGCAACTGTGCGCCCTTGTTCAGCTGA
- a CDS encoding LysR substrate-binding domain-containing protein, with amino-acid sequence MTFECAARHQSYSLAAAELCISQAAVSQQMRLLEQQLAQRLFVRTGRHMQLTQAGETLHEHIAPALTMIGQGINRLRQEELAGELCISSTQAFNTLWLMPRLQEFASLYPQIRIRLHSSASFEDLQHARIDLAIRFGTEVEKHTPTTLACEYFGASPVLPVCSAQLAESLPLAAPADLLSTWLVALEQSGAYDWPQWFEAHSVPGYAEHPHWTYVNSTDMALSAVANGHGVTLAVPYLFQRQLDSGELVIPFKLPHPNSVKRYLVYDPNSARITRLKVFMAWLKAQEI; translated from the coding sequence GTGACGTTTGAGTGTGCGGCAAGACACCAAAGCTACAGTCTGGCAGCTGCTGAACTGTGCATCTCTCAGGCGGCGGTCAGCCAGCAAATGCGCCTGCTGGAGCAGCAGTTGGCACAGCGGCTGTTTGTCAGGACCGGCCGACACATGCAGCTCACACAGGCGGGTGAAACTTTGCACGAACATATTGCACCTGCCTTAACGATGATCGGTCAGGGTATAAATCGTTTACGTCAGGAAGAGTTGGCGGGCGAACTTTGCATCAGTTCTACCCAGGCATTTAATACCCTGTGGCTGATGCCCAGATTGCAGGAATTCGCGAGTTTGTATCCGCAGATCCGCATTCGTCTGCACTCATCCGCCAGCTTTGAAGATTTACAACACGCCCGCATTGATCTGGCGATCCGGTTTGGCACTGAAGTAGAAAAGCACACTCCGACGACGTTAGCGTGTGAATACTTTGGCGCATCACCTGTTTTGCCTGTGTGCTCCGCTCAGCTTGCTGAATCATTGCCACTAGCGGCGCCTGCCGATTTGCTGTCGACCTGGCTGGTCGCCTTAGAGCAGTCTGGTGCTTATGACTGGCCCCAGTGGTTTGAAGCACATAGCGTGCCAGGCTATGCTGAACATCCGCACTGGACCTATGTGAACTCTACAGATATGGCACTCAGTGCCGTCGCGAATGGCCACGGTGTCACGCTGGCAGTGCCTTATCTGTTTCAGCGTCAACTCGATAGTGGCGAGCTGGTGATCCCATTTAAACTGCCCCACCCCAACTCGGTAAAACGTTATCTGGTTTATGATCCCAACTCGGCTCGGATAACCCGCCTGAAGGTATTTATGGCCTGGTTAAAAGCGCAGGAGATATGA
- a CDS encoding permease, with translation MSPEMQVMLEEAADMFVFLAAELTVLFLVVSYLVGVLQEYITPEKVRENLSARKGKGYMIAALLGAITPFCSCSTIPFLKGLLQARAGFGPVTVFLFSSPLLNPIVIGLLIVTFGLDVALFYFVIALVTSVVSGYALERLGFERYVRDEAYQAAVSQSACSANQADKPGCTDVPADSQTSVNQKRGCAVQNSNEAAMPAENRWLRIWHATWKDFRTTLPYLLLGITIGSFIYGFVPTELIVEYAGENKWYAIPLAAVIGIPLYIRASAVIPLSAGLVQKGMALGSVMALIIGSAGASLTEVILLKSIFRTQMILAFLSVVLGMAITAGYLYTLIF, from the coding sequence ATGTCACCAGAAATGCAGGTCATGCTTGAAGAAGCGGCCGATATGTTTGTGTTCCTCGCTGCGGAATTAACTGTATTGTTTCTTGTAGTGAGTTATTTAGTGGGTGTGCTGCAGGAATACATCACACCAGAAAAGGTCCGGGAAAACCTGAGTGCACGTAAAGGCAAAGGTTATATGATTGCTGCGCTGCTGGGCGCCATAACGCCGTTTTGTTCCTGTTCAACGATACCCTTTCTCAAAGGCCTGTTGCAGGCACGCGCCGGGTTTGGGCCGGTTACCGTGTTCTTATTTTCCAGCCCGTTGTTAAACCCCATTGTTATCGGGTTATTGATAGTGACATTCGGCCTCGATGTGGCGCTATTTTATTTTGTCATTGCACTTGTCACGTCTGTGGTGTCTGGCTATGCACTGGAGCGGCTGGGGTTTGAACGTTATGTGCGGGACGAAGCCTATCAGGCTGCGGTCAGCCAATCTGCTTGTAGTGCTAATCAGGCAGACAAACCGGGCTGTACAGACGTCCCTGCTGACTCACAAACGTCCGTTAACCAGAAGCGCGGTTGTGCAGTGCAAAACTCGAATGAGGCAGCTATGCCTGCAGAAAATCGCTGGTTGCGGATCTGGCACGCCACCTGGAAAGACTTTCGCACTACCCTGCCTTATCTGTTGCTTGGTATCACCATAGGGTCATTCATTTACGGTTTTGTGCCGACGGAGCTCATCGTTGAGTATGCCGGTGAGAATAAATGGTACGCAATCCCCCTTGCGGCCGTGATTGGTATCCCCCTTTACATTCGTGCTTCGGCAGTGATCCCCCTGAGTGCCGGTTTAGTGCAAAAAGGCATGGCACTGGGCTCGGTTATGGCACTGATCATTGGCAGTGCGGGTGCCAGCCTGACCGAAGTCATTCTGCTTAAATCCATCTTCAGAACACAGATGATCCTGGCTTTTCTGAGTGTCGTGCTTGGGATGGCGATCACTGCGGGATATCTGTACACGCTTATTTTTTAA